DNA sequence from the Tachysurus fulvidraco isolate hzauxx_2018 chromosome 1, HZAU_PFXX_2.0, whole genome shotgun sequence genome:
gagcgagcgagcgagcgagcgagcgagcgagagagcgcccCACGCGAGAGAGCGCCCcacgcgagcgagcgagcgagcgagcgagcgagcgagcgagcgagcgagcgagcgagcgagcgagcgagcgagcgagcgagcgccccacgcgagcgagcgagcgagcgagcgagcgagcgagcgagcgagcgagcgagcgagcgagcgccccacgcgagcgagcgagcgagcgagcgagcgagctgagctagcgagcgagcgagcgagctgagagcgagcgagcgagcgagcgccccacgcgagcgagcgagcgagcgagcgagcgagcgagcgagcgagcgagcgagcgagctaTCGAGCGAGCTAGCGAGCGCCCCACGCGAGGATCGAGCTAGCGAGCTAGCGATctgcgagcgagcgagcgagcgagcgagcgacaGCGAGCGATCTCCCCACTCTCCCCACGCGAGCTGATCGAGCgaagctatctatctatctatctatctatctatatccccactctatctatctatctatctatctatctatctatctatctatctatctatctatctatctatagaaaGCCACGCCCCCTCTGCTATTGAATTTAAGTAAGCTTTATGGTCTCATCCTGGTTTTCCTCCCCAGCTATTAGATGTATTTTATCATGTTTACAGACATGTTCGTCTTTTAACTCCTTCAGTAATGAAATATGTGTGAATTTTCAAGGCAGGTGAGTTGCAGGTGAGCTCATTAAAGGTGAACCGCCTCCATTTACTCTGTAGACTCTCTCGGGTTGCGTCCCAAACCGCTGACTACACTCGCACTACCTACTGTTTTCATATTCATTAGTAAGACATAGATGGATTTGAGATGTAACCATGGCGACCTGTGACCCCTATTAAGTACTTTAAGGTGCAGGTTTGGACGCGGCCTTTCCCCCCCAAGTAACTTTAGacgtaaaaaaaatctttgcgTTAAATATTTCCTTCAGTCCCACTTACTATTCCGTAGGGCTGTTTGGTGACTTGTTCAATAAAAAGGCTTATTTGCGGGGTTCAGACTGATGAAGAAGCATTAAACGCTGTTCTGAAGGTGAGAATGATTATTGGACATTAGCTCGGGATCTAAAATGGCGGAACAAATTTACGACATTAAAGGAGCTCTCAACTCCGGAAGTCAGTTCACTGAGGACCCGGTAAGTTTCTCGCTTTATTCATCCATGTGAATGTGTAGATAATCTTTAGAGCATATTTCTTTAGTGCATATTCGTTAACACCAATTAAGACAATATAATTAACCAATTTAGACAGTTGTCTAGCGTCTCTGCAGAAAACCAAGcttttttttcatctatttttaatttgtttttttactttttatttttattaattgtattatttttttatttatctgtctatttagttgtttattttttaggatGAAAAAATTCAAttagaattaataaaatataaaatttcccCTGTCAGGAGTCCATCTTGGTTCAAATCTAGAGTGTATATATAAGGGTGTATTTATTGAGCTGGATCTTGATTAAACCCAATATAACCACAGATGTGTATAAGGACTTATCTGTTTCCttgcaaatatttaaaaatgattataattCCAGATGTGAATTGTAATCTTCGTTTGAGTCACTGAATCTCTAGTAAACTGTGTTCCCACAAGGTGAGCACCAGACTCCTGTAGgcctccattaaaaaaaaaaaaaatcatcaatcCCATCCAGAATCATGGCTCACCTGTTAATGGATTTGTTTCAACTCAAATCGTTCCCATGAATCTAAACCAAGACATGTTTGCTTTGGTATTTTTGATTGTATCGGAGTATAAATTGAAGGAATTTGTGCATTTTTTCTGGAAAATATTATTAACCTCATTCAGATCTTCAGTAATATCAGGCAGATTTGTTGATGTGGTTTAGGACAAATTCATTATTTGatattctatatttaaaatgatttaacgTTTGTTCTGCCCTACGTTTGaaggcagtatttttttttttaccagaaatCTGGAATTAAGAAAGTTAATGCTTGTAGTTGTAGCTCCACTTTGAACAATTACTGCAATTACAAAGTATATGTGTGAAATTCTGCATCTTAAGCGCAAGTCTATTTCAGTTTGTATGTCTGAGTAGATTTATGAAGCAGATTTCAGTTCAGAAAACATGGCTGATTAAGTACCAGATTTGGAGGAAAAACCTCATTCTTTAGTAGAGTAATTGTTCAccaataaattttttttagaggccacttttaaaacattttttcccagtgtcatatttaaaaaaaaaaaaaaaaaaatagttttaacaAGACATCCATGTGTCCATCTGCTTACTTAGAAGCCAGCTACAAAGACTTCCATGCTTCCATAATTAAACCTCCAGGATTCCATTACAACAGAACCCTGGAGCTCCGTGCATATAATTCTATGTAAAATAAGTGTAAGAGATGAGCCTGGAGATCATGCTGtaatttttgctttttataCCTCAGGAGTTGGAGGCGATCAAGGTGCGGGTGATGGAgatggaggaagaagaggaggagaagctGAGGGAAGCACAGTACTGTTCAGACAAGCCATATACTTATGGCCCTCTACAGACAGGTGAGGTAAAGCCGTCCGCTTTGTCATCACTTCCCAAACCAGGCTGTGCTGCACTCCCGTGTGGGCTTTGGGAAAGGAAGGTGATGATTGTTTAACCTGTAATCATTCTGGATTATGACGTCTGTGTCCTCAGGACTTTTCTACAGTATGACACCTGAGGAGAGGATAGACGCTGACAGCAGATCCGTCTATGTGGGGAACGTAAGCCatgttttattaaagatttgTTCAGTTTGCCATGTGGTAAATATTTGCTGTAAAACAGGCGCcttattatatatgattattggattgttcattcatttgccCTTTATTTCAGTCAAGTGATTGTTAAGCATAGCAGCACAGTAGTAAATGTTGTAGATGTAAAACTTTTATCGAATACATTTTGTATTGATTGAAAATCAGCACCAAACCAGAAACATGACTCCAAAATTGGTAACTTAAAATACATTCACTATCCACTTTATTGGGAAATTTATGCGGGTCAAGCTGCAATTCATCCGGTTTAAGCTGCCATGAAGGATATCGTAGGTTTTACCACGCTTTACAACCACCAccagcagaaaagcatctccacACGCACAAACCATTGAACTTTTGAGGTACACCCACAGAACCCCCCATCAGGTTCCATTTTTGTCAACCAAGGACAAGAATCTGAGGATATCATCCCTGGTCTTTCTCCTATTCACAGTAGTCACACACGCGAATCTAAAGGCACCATATGTTTTCTATAAACTAATAGGGTTCTATTCCAGCAAAACACTTAGACAAATTTATCtccatttacataaaaaataaactaagtttaaactatttttttagattttagctAAAACTAAATTGCACCACAATTGTTTAATAGATAGTCTGTGCCATAGAAAGGCTCTAAGATTCAAGTTTTTAATAAACCCCAATCGCTCTGTTTTAATTGGACACAGGTGGATTATGGGACGACTGCAGATGAGCTGGAGATCTACTTCAACGGCTGTGGTCACGTGAACAGGGTCACTATTCTTTGTGACAAATTCACTGGCCATCCAAAAGGGTGAGGGCAGGTTTCGATTAGCTTGTATCAGTGTATCAGCCATCGCTTGAGTCGACGTTGCTCTGCTCTTCTTCTTAGGTTTGCATACATCGAGTTCTCTGATAGAGAGTCGGTGAGGATGGCCATGGCTTTGGATGAAACCTTGTTCAGAGGACGAATCCTTAAGGTGAGACTGAAGTGTAAATGTTGTATTCATTGGTTCTCATCATAGCTGCATCCGGACAAACTTGATGCAGCACACACAAAGTTCACTTTGGTGTAACTGgtgctttgatttgatttgcatTTATCCTCAGAAAGTATAGCATAAGTCAGTGAATTGTGTACTAAAGTTTACGTACGAATAGCATTTCTTGTCATTTGTAAGTGGAAATCGGATGCACAGACTTGGGTCTCCAGGCAAGTAGTAGACTCCGTTATGTACCACAACCTCTCCACAAAGCTCTGACCTGGATATGAAGTTTTGAGCTTTTTAAAGACACTTGGACATCATTTCATGGTTGTTTAATAATTACTAGTCAACACTAAAAGCATGTCATAGCCAGCTTGAGGTGTTGCAGATTCTTTGCTACAGTACATTCATTCTTCATGCACATCAGTGAGCTTTGGCCCCCTGAGACCCCAACTCTGTGACCGTTTCTCTTTCCACGGACCACTTTTTGTAGGTACTAACCACCGCATTCCAGGAACGTCTGACAAGACCTgcagttttggagatgctctgatccAGTTGTCTAGCCATCAGTTTCATTCTTGTTAGTCACTCGGATACTTGCACTTACACAATTTTCCTGCTTCCATCACATCAATTTCAACAACTGAGTgatttgggttttatttttttttatttttttacagtggcACCTGTCAAGGGGTGGGATAACATAAATCTGATCTATTCAGTCATTTAGATAAGCTGCAACATAAGTGGAGTTCATATTACCTGCTACTTACTAAAGTTGATGCACTGTTGGTTTTGTTGATGCACTGTTCGTATGACCTTTTCACCCATCAGATACGGATTTGTTCATAAGAAATCCTGGGCGCTGAATTCTGTGATCATTTCTACACAACTTTGATTCCTAAGAGCCACCGAGCTAATATTTTAAGCAGGGATGAAGTTCTAGCCTTTGATGCTGTCCATCCCACAACAGTTGTGGCCTCACACTTGTCAAAAATCATTGTTTGCATAATGCTGGAATTGTGTTGTGACTCAGCTAACGTTaaatccgattggtcagaagatgttgatGCGTTTTCAGTAAGAAAAGCTCTGACAGTAGATCCAGCTGCACTCAAACATCGTTTCTGTAGCAACTGGACCTTGAATAGTGGACGTGCCACTTCTAAGGTGTACCATTTTATGAAAGGACGAATTTCAATAATTCAAATCCTAATTTGCGCAAAATTCGTAGTTATAGGAAAATTGCTTTGGGGATAGAAGcacatttgattattttcctataacagcaaagtttttcaagtgttcaatttttttttactttctcatTTTGTTCAAGAcggaaaacatttttttaaaaccccTCCAGTACTTCAGTTCAGAAgcagtttattgtttaatattgtttacAATTTATCCCATACACACGTATGTGTCGGTAAAGGAACGGGGCTTCAGGATTGTTGTGCACCACACAGCAAAATACTTACCTACATACTGTAATGAACACAACAACTGCAACCGGTACAATGGGcagaatgtaaagaaaaatccAGATAAGAATTGTGATCCAGTACTCTGACAGAACAGCCAGATAGGATGCTGTAAGTTTTAAGTGTGATGGTACGTTTTAAAATAAGACATTATCTCCCGGGTTTTCACTTTACTTGAGATGAAGCATTTGCTTGTAAATCTACCAACGTGATAATGTGCCAAAGAGATGGAGAAATATGTTATGTAAACGTGAGAAAGTAAGCACGTTAACTGATAGTCGtactgtttgttgtgtgttatgtaacAGGTCTTACCTAAACGTACCAATATGCCAGGCATCAGCAGCACAGACAGAGGGTTCGCGCGAGGGGGACGTTTCCGAGGCCGAGGAGTCAGAGCTTCCCGGTTCCACAACGGCTTGCAGGGCAGATTCCGCGGCTTTATCCGGTCAGTGCTCCACACATCATGCTGAAGATTAATATGCAGGATTTTTCTTCACTCATTTAATTCTAAGTTTAATTAACACCTTATAATACTGCAGCGATTGCTGTCACTCCATACGAAGGCAGTTTTGCATGTGTCCTCTATAGGTGACACCTTTTCaacaattatttataattgcaAAACTTTAACACTTTGTGACTTGTACTGCGATTAAAAGGACCAAAAGTTATATTAACTTAGCTGAAATGTTTTAATCGAAGACCTTTTTAGTATGCAGTGTCTGCATTTAATCTAACTGTCACCACTTTAGCACTgcaaaaacatttaacatgtcTTGGCTGAGTAACTATccattatgtaaaaaaaaaaaaagcataaagaaAACACGCAAGACCATAAAGCTCAGGCTTCCACACCAGCAAGTTTTGCCATCGAATCTGCTCTCAGCCTGCAGTCCATTCAGATATTGTATCAAAGGTGGGGAAAATTACCTTGCTAGCCTATTTAAAaagaatgaatacatttaattttatgttttCTAATGGTTGCTTCGATTCATTTCGGTCATTGCCTTTTAAATTGACGCACACATCCAAATCCTCTCATTACACCTTTTGTGCCTAgtcagaaatcacacacacacacaccagatgaAATGAGTCCAGTTTGCAGCAGTTTTTCAACTCTagttgtgtgttctgtttcagggGAAGTGGAAGAGCCCAGCCTTGGTACATTTCCTACTGACAGAATGAAGAGTGttttagttttattgtttttcttttggaagCACTTATGGGTGCTGACTGTTCAGTGCTGTTCCTTTCCTGCCTTTAATGGACTCTCAGCCTACACATCGATTTTCATAGTTACATTTTAAgtgcatatataaatatatatttttgtatggCTTCTCATATTTTGCCTGATTTAGAGCCTGAACGATGAAAACTTGATTTACACCgatgacattattttatttctattttttataatgTCCTTTCTGTAAAATGAGCTGGTTGAAGGCTGGAGTGCCTTtgaatttcagtattttttttttgtctaattttCTATCTCCGTTTAATGTGAATCATTtgacaggaaaaataaataaaataatttgctcTCGTGTACCAGCGTTATTCATCagtttattaaatgaaaatattttacttcatacaacaaacatataaacaaatgCACGAAAGGACACAAACttctgtatgtacagtggagTTCAGCTTCAGCTGGACGGCACCATCATGGCTGACACTGTGCTGTCAAAAGCCCTGCAATTAGAGAGAACAATGATTAGCGATtatttttatgcaaatgaaGGCCAGCAATGACTAGATATTGTCCAGCACTTCTTACTTGGACTGAATTGGATCTCCAGGGTTGTAAAAGGGATTGCACATGATATCTGTGAAGGAGTTGTGCAATTTTCTGAACATCTGTGGAGAAGATTGATTTCTATTGTAGGTTATTCTGATGCAGTAACACACAACCAGGAGTAAGAAAAATGTTCATTACAAATACGGTTTCTTTTGCATCTAAAAGTTAAGGTTCTTTAGTGTAATTGAAGAGATTCAGTTTCAGAGAGAGAATTCATTTACTGTTGTGCTTAAAAGTCTAACAGCATTATCTGTGGAATTTGAACTCCATGTTTCTCACTGGTGCAAAACCATAACCACTATTACATCACCGGGAAATGGCAACTTACGCTTCGTATCTCGTTGTCTCTCAGTGACGTGTTTGACGAGTCTACGACGATCACAAACTTGACTTTGGAGTTGGTCACGTAGCCATATCTGGTGTAACAGTTAAGCTTGATCGATCTTTTCCAGTCAGGcttttcttatttatatataatctaaGACAAACCATTCCTTTGGCCACAGAATCTGGCCAAACTACTGATGTGTATGAAATATAAACGTTCAGCCCTACATGTACCACCTGTTAAACTACTGAACCATCACTGTAGGATCCGATATCTGTTGCTCAGTGTGCTTTCTGTGGGAAAGCACGGATTTAACAAGAGAGAAGGTGAACATTGTGATTGGTCACGAGGAAGCTTACAATAGCTTTACCCCTCCTAGTTACCCCAAGGGGAAGAAATTGTGGTGATGTCCCTGTAAATAATAGCTGTTATTCAGTAATTGTATTGTGTCAACAAGACTGAGGTTAAATTCAACAGAAAGCAATCAGGGGTTCGGAAATCTGTTCAGTGCCATGACCCGAGCTTTCACTATTCATACACTCAAAATAGCCTGAACTGCAGGAAATCAGTAGTTCCTGAAAGACATTGCATCAGAAGGATACACTTTGTAGTCTTCTGTAGGGTAGAGCAGTCCCAGGTAGAGCTCTCGCTGATCAGCCATCACTTTACCAACGGCAGAGATCTTCTCCTCCACTACGTCCAGCGAAGTGTGCACTGTGTAGTGGAATTTCAGCTCACTCTGTGTCGGAACGCTCCGGATGTACAGAGGGTAATTCTGCAGGAACAAGGTTGCAATTAATTCCACGACTGAATCATACAAACCGAAACTGTCGTGCTTATTGTGAGGATGTTCGAACTAAAATGCGACAGAGCTCTGATTTCAGGATTGTAGCAGAAACTTAAGAGTAAGCAGGTGCCACTAGTTAGTCTGAGATctttatgttgtgtgttgtgaacaaCGTCAACTTGTACATTATAGCTGCTGAGTTGAGAGAGCAGGTTCAGTCGGCCCATCACCagtgtgaaaatctgatgatcAGCACTGATCCCAACGGCCGATCACTGAGCAGCATTCTTTCCGAATGCCCAAACAGTGACCACCAATGTTTCTCAAAGTCCAATCAGAAGCAGCAGcggtttttatttgtcacattacAAATTTGTCACAGCAAACAATGAAAGGTGGTTAACTATGGCAACATGGAGGTGCTGGGGACTGAATCCCGTCTTTCTGATCTTCTGACCCAGAGCCTTATCCATTTagccaatcactaatcaccaatgttcccaatgaccaatcgcAGATCAGTGTTTCTCAATGGCCAATCAATAACCATAATTGTTTTGTCCCCATTATTTTACATTCTACACTgcaatatttataagtaataataatagcaagATACTCAATATATAATCAATCTCTTAATCACTTCTTTTCCAGACTCCTCACTGCCACTACTTCATTTAGTTGTGTTCTTGATAGAAATTCCACATTTTTAAAACTGTAGGTTAGATTGTGGTGCCATAACCGAATACACCTTCTGATAAATAACTACATAAGATataatctgttttcttttctgaaaaaaaaaagtattgaaaTCAGTAATAAACTCAAAccgactgtaaaaaaaaaaaaaaacagtgcccCAGTGCTGTTCAATGCACTCCAACTGCCTATGCctttataatttaaattataaaataggAAGTACAGGTAGAATAAGACCCTGATCATACCCAAAATATACTGAGACtttgtactgtgtgtttatttatttattacaaattctGCCTCTAAATATCTATGTCAATATGTTTTAATGTAAAcaattataacatttatcaCCATTCTTAATCATATTAAAGTCAGATACAAGCCTGAAGATAAAGCCAGTTTTAAGGAAGATCCGCTACTTTATATgaagtggtagcctagtggttaaggtgctggacttaatcagaaggttgtgagttcgaatcccacatccaccaagctgccactgctgggcacataatataataataaaatcatcgTCCTCCCTTTAGCTTGATGGGCTTAATTCCCTCAATAGAGTCTCTAGTATCCATCAAGTGCACAACATAAGTCACTGATACAGGTAAAGATCGCCGCATTAAACCCTATGTAGTGTCCTTTAGAGTAAAAGCAAATAATCCTTAGCTTTTAGCATTTAGCTATCATAAACACACGCTAAATAACACAGGAACCAGTCGGTACATAAAGCGAACGAATTGACGTTCGAGGCATTAACAGCtttagtcattcattcattcatactaATGTTCACGTTTGTTGTTACACGATAAACGTGAAATAAAGTAAAGATACATTTTCGTTTACCTCTTTAGCTATAACAGCTACGCACACCGCCATGTTGGAATTACGTCATGTGACAGAGCGTCACGTCATGTGACACTAGTACAGGGGTAGTTttcttttgatttgattttagcCATGTAGCTTTCTACCGtgccacttttttttattgcgtctgttttattgtttgcctTTAGTTAGTACGTTTACACAGCGACATATATATGTCAAGACAGACCGTTAAAGCAAACTGTAGACATGTTTTTGAATCATTGTGGCTCACATGACTCATGTGTCACACATCAAGAGCTTCCTTAAAGTGTGCAGTCAGTTAGAACAGGACACTATAAACAATAAATGGAGACCCGAAGTCAGCTGAGTTACTCCTTTCTCCTGTTTTGGACCGTGTGTTTTATTGGGACTGTGGAGACCCACAATGTTTCGACTCCAAATATGATCATAATGCTTATGGATGATGTAAGACTCAACAACCTCCAgtcatttttaatttacttGTGTATTAAAGCTGTGTCTGCGTTTAtttgtgctttgtggatttCTACtgtgtgttagaaaaaaaagtgcGTTTTGCAGCTTTT
Encoded proteins:
- the trappc2l gene encoding trafficking protein particle complex subunit 2-like protein, coding for MAVCVAVIAKENYPLYIRSVPTQSELKFHYTVHTSLDVVEEKISAVGKVMADQRELYLGLLYPTEDYKVYGYVTNSKVKFVIVVDSSNTSLRDNEIRSMFRKLHNSFTDIMCNPFYNPGDPIQSKAFDSTVSAMMVPSS
- the pabpn1l gene encoding embryonic polyadenylate-binding protein 2, which codes for MAEQIYDIKGALNSGSQFTEDPELEAIKVRVMEMEEEEEEKLREAQYCSDKPYTYGPLQTGLFYSMTPEERIDADSRSVYVGNVDYGTTADELEIYFNGCGHVNRVTILCDKFTGHPKGFAYIEFSDRESVRMAMALDETLFRGRILKVLPKRTNMPGISSTDRGFARGGRFRGRGVRASRFHNGLQGRFRGFIRGSGRAQPWYISY